The window GCTAAAGTAAACAGAAAATCGGCAAGCCGGTTAATATAAGATAGAGCTTCCTGCCTGATTTGTTCCCCTTCGTCCTTTATAGCCGCCATTCGTCTTTCGGCGCGCCTTACTATAGTTCTGGCGACATCTGTTACTGCTCCTACCAGTGTGGCTCCTGGGTGAACGAATTCTCTAGGCAAAGGAACTTCCAGTTGAAGATCCCTTATCCATTTTTCGATGCGCTCGATTGCTTCTGCAGAGATTTTGTATGGTGGATCCTGTTGAGTTGATGCCAGCTCTGCTCCCAGTATTACTAGATCGGATTGTATTGTATCTAGCATTTCTTTAACAAAAGAGCTACGAGTCAGGGCTTTAACAACCCCTACCATGGAACTGGCTTCGTCTAGAGTTCCATAAGCTTCCGGGCGAAGATTTGCCTTTGAAATTCTCTCGCCTGAAAGAAGACTCGTTGTTCCACTATCGCCTTTTTTGGAAAAAACGAAAATCTGTTTAACCGGCTCTGTAGCCATTATTAGATTCACCTCCGCTGGAATAATCTAATGTTTTGGGATGTCGTAAAGTTGCTTCATTACACTTTCGTCGTAGAGCTTGCCAACCTCTTCAAGAAGCTGATTTGTTGCTTCTTCTATTCGGCTTATTTCTTTTTCATCTACCATGTCATCTTCAAGAAAAGCGAAGGAATTTCTGAGCTTCTTAAAATGCTCTACAATTTCCGCTCTTATCATTCCTTCTCCTAAACGATCGCTTAAGTCTAAAATCGTTTCAATACAGCTTTGTAGTCGCCAACGAGCATGTTTTCCGCCTTTATAGTTCTTACTTTTCCAAAACATCTTGTTCCACATTGTTAGCTTGCCCTCAATATCTGAAGTTCTTCTAAAAATGGTGCATAAAAACGTTTTTTTTGAGTTAGTGAGTAATGCAAAAGCTCATCTATCACTTCGAAAGAATTTTTGTTCACCACCAAGTCCACTCCAAGTCGAAAGGCTGCCCATTTGTCTCGCGTTTTCATAGAGCTACTTAACAAGCAAATGAAAAAGCGACGTCTTATATTCATGGGGAGTTTTTGCATATAGTAGAGCAGGATATTGTATTCATGTTGTTCTGTTTTTCCTATAGTTTCATCAATAATGATTATTTGGAAAGATCCTCCCTGAAGATATTTGAATGCATCTCTTCCGGTTCGGGCAACTTTTATGTTGTAGTCTTCCTGATTGAGGAATTTAGAAATTTGCTGAATAGACTGTTCATCCGATGAGCACAGGAGTACCCCTTCTCGCCCATCAAGAAAAAGCTCCTCAATCGAAGTTTCTTCTCGTTTCCACCGTTCAATTTCTACTTCGAATCCTTCCAGGATATCTTCATCTCGCACCAGTTCAATCGTGTTTTGACAATTTGGACATCGCACACGCACTTTTTTGCCGGCCGGGATTCGGTCTGATGGAATGTAAAACCTTTTTTCGCACTTTTCGCAGTAAACTGTTAATTTTGACTGTTCCTGAGGTTTCAGGTGACCTTCGTCCTTTAAGCGAGCCGCTTCAAGAATAAGTTGCTGCCATGGCTTGTGGATTGATATCTTTCCTATCATTTCCGGTTCTGTTGGCACTACATTAAATTCCCCGTTCTGCCAGGAAAGAATCTCATAAAAAGCATCTTCGCCTTCTTTTTCTAGGGTCTGAGCATGAAGAATCTGCCCGCTGGATATGCAAATAGCTCCTTCGCTTGTATCGCTTCTTACTTTGATTTTGAGATTTTCTGTAGTAGATGTGCAAATTAGCTGAATTATGTCGTGCAACCCAATTCCTACTATACTTCCTCTGAATCCCTGAGCCTGGGTTTCCATTGTATGTCCCCTTTTTGCAAAGTGAACATGGTGACTTAGCTTTATTAACATGATAATAATAACATCGGTATGTTCAAATCAGCAAGAGTTGGGAATCGCTTTTTTACAGTTTGGTTACGCTAGGAGCAAAAAGCATGGGTGGAGAATATGTAATTTTCGGCAACACAGGATTGAAGGTTTCGCGATTGGTTTTTGGAACTTGGGTGACGGGTGGATGGGCATGGGGCGGTTCGGATGAAAATGAGTCTCTTAAGGCTATAATTACTGCTTTTGAGAATGGCATAAACTTTATCGATACTGCTCCCATCTACGGTTTTGGCAGAGCTGAGGAAATTGTGGGAAAGGCCATAAAAACCTGGGGAAAGCGAGAAGATGTTGTTATTGCTACAAAAGGTGGCCTTGAATGGGACGAAGGCGGAAAACGAATTCGTAGAAACTCTCGCCCCGAAAGGCTGGCTGAAGAAGTTGATCAGAGTCTGAAAAGACTCGGTGTTGATCTAATTGATCTTTACCAGATTCACTGGCCAGACGAACAGACTCCTTTTGAAGATTCTATGGAAATACTTGTAAAAATTCGGGATGCAGGGAAAATCAGGTTTATAGGTTTATCGAACTTTGCCCCCGATCAGATAGATCGCTGTATTAGTGTAGGTCCTGTCCATAGTTTACAGCCTCCCTATAACATGTTTGAACGGGAAGCCGAGAAGGAAATCCTTCCTTACTGTATAAAGCACGGAATTCCAACCCTTGTTTATGGTGGACTTTGTAGAGGACTTCTTACAGGTAAATTCAAGGGCACTGAAACGTTTCCTAAAGGTGATTTAAGGCGACATGACGACAAGTTCAAATCACCGGCTTTTCAACAATATGTGCAGGTTATTGAAACTATTCGCCGGGAGATAGATCCCGAAAGGAAATACGGAAAAACAATGGCGCAGTTTGCTCTCAGGTGGGCTCTCCAACGGCCTGGAGTGACTACAGTCATTGCCGGAGCCAGGAATCCTCAACAGGCTCGAGAAAATTGTGGTGCTATCGGATGGGAAATAGAAGAAAAGGATATGGTTTTCATCGAAAGGGTTCTTTCTTCGTTGTCTTAAGGAGTGCAACTAAAAAATTTTCCTTTGAGTTATAAGCATTCTTAGAACAGACTTTGTCTCCATTTTTTAGATATACATTGTGTAGTGTCTTGGGATTTATAGGTAGTCTCGGTTTGCGTTTACAAAGCATGGTCTCTTTGTTATAGAGAAAACGCAATATTTTTATGGAAAACAAAGCGAATAGGAGTGGTAACTCAAAACTGTTATGAGTCGATGCAAGAAGTGCCACAGTGGGGGAGGGCGGTCAGGTTCGGGGAATCAACCCTATCAGGATCATTATTTTCACAGAGCCAAGAAAGAAGGATATCTCAGTAGAGCTGTTTACAAGCTGATGGAGATTCAGAAATCATACGGTATCTTAGCTAAGGGTATGAAGGTTCTTGATCTTGGATCGGCGCCGGGTTCATGGCTTCAATTTACAGCAAGTGTTGTGGGTGAGACAGGATACGTGGTTGGAGTGGATCTTCAACCCATTGATCATCCGTTCCCTTCTCATGTGCATGTTATTCAGGGAGATATGAGGGATCAGGAGTTTATCGA of the Thermodesulforhabdaceae bacterium genome contains:
- a CDS encoding cob(I)yrinic acid a,c-diamide adenosyltransferase, whose amino-acid sequence is MATEPVKQIFVFSKKGDSGTTSLLSGERISKANLRPEAYGTLDEASSMVGVVKALTRSSFVKEMLDTIQSDLVILGAELASTQQDPPYKISAEAIERIEKWIRDLQLEVPLPREFVHPGATLVGAVTDVARTIVRRAERRMAAIKDEGEQIRQEALSYINRLADFLFTLARYLDATEKAD
- a CDS encoding DUF4388 domain-containing protein encodes the protein METQAQGFRGSIVGIGLHDIIQLICTSTTENLKIKVRSDTSEGAICISSGQILHAQTLEKEGEDAFYEILSWQNGEFNVVPTEPEMIGKISIHKPWQQLILEAARLKDEGHLKPQEQSKLTVYCEKCEKRFYIPSDRIPAGKKVRVRCPNCQNTIELVRDEDILEGFEVEIERWKREETSIEELFLDGREGVLLCSSDEQSIQQISKFLNQEDYNIKVARTGRDAFKYLQGGSFQIIIIDETIGKTEQHEYNILLYYMQKLPMNIRRRFFICLLSSSMKTRDKWAAFRLGVDLVVNKNSFEVIDELLHYSLTQKKRFYAPFLEELQILRAS
- a CDS encoding aldo/keto reductase, giving the protein MGGEYVIFGNTGLKVSRLVFGTWVTGGWAWGGSDENESLKAIITAFENGINFIDTAPIYGFGRAEEIVGKAIKTWGKREDVVIATKGGLEWDEGGKRIRRNSRPERLAEEVDQSLKRLGVDLIDLYQIHWPDEQTPFEDSMEILVKIRDAGKIRFIGLSNFAPDQIDRCISVGPVHSLQPPYNMFEREAEKEILPYCIKHGIPTLVYGGLCRGLLTGKFKGTETFPKGDLRRHDDKFKSPAFQQYVQVIETIRREIDPERKYGKTMAQFALRWALQRPGVTTVIAGARNPQQARENCGAIGWEIEEKDMVFIERVLSSLS
- a CDS encoding RlmE family RNA methyltransferase; the encoded protein is MSRCKKCHSGGGRSGSGNQPYQDHYFHRAKKEGYLSRAVYKLMEIQKSYGILAKGMKVLDLGSAPGSWLQFTASVVGETGYVVGVDLQPIDHPFPSHVHVIQGDMRDQEFIEGLASQFDAFDVIMSDMAPETIGNKHADSARSAYLVEQAFELTKKVLKPGGHFLAKIFQGEDTPRLIQTIKQYFKKVKIVKPMASRKESKEVYILAMCRK